The following is a genomic window from Nymphaea colorata isolate Beijing-Zhang1983 chromosome 3, ASM883128v2, whole genome shotgun sequence.
CGGAAACCATTTTAACATTGCTACTTCACATTCCACCCTTTTATGaataaaataacttgaaaaagaaCCTTGACTTTGCACAGAAACTATAAATATTTGACAGTCATTCTCTGTATCTAAAGAAAGTAGGGTAGCTTATTGTTTCTTAATtagtgaaaagaagaagaacattaCACAGATAGTGACATCATACAGCCAGACAGAATATTACAACAGTTTAGAGATTTCCCATAGCAACATATGTTGTTCAACAAACATGAATATTCGATGAAGATCAACCCATGAAAGTGCAAGAATAAATATTGTACCTGCCCATTTTGTATAAGAGAAACCAAAATGTACTTCTTGTAAGCTTCAACAGCGACAGCATGTATAGCAGGCATCGGAGACGTAGTCGCCTGGATATATACTGTGGTAAGTCCATGTATAATGGTCTAAATTAAAGAAAACGAAAGCCAAACATATCAATCAACTGCCTTAGCAACATACGTGACGCAAAAACTCCAGTGCTTTATGAAAGCGCTTCAGGCCTATATATATCATCCCTCTGCATGATACAACAATTAATATAACTAAAATTACACTACATTAAGAACAGATAAATCTGAGTGAAAAAATAGTGCAAAAGGATGAAAAAgttcagttttaaaaaaaaaaatcctccaaACAAAACAGGAAGAAGTAGAATCTGACACCACATAGATAAGCAAATAAGGAAATCAGTATCAAACTCTCAAGAGGAAACAGAAGCTAGAAGAACAGAACTTGAAGGATATACAAGCTCTATACGGCCAATATAAGAAAGAAACCAACCCATAATAGCAGTAAAGAAAAAAGTCCTTAGGCTGATCAATTTCGGAGatgtcatcattcaagatgctTAAACCAGCTTTGTAGCACTTTGCCAATAAGCATAAGAGCAGAAAGTCTGGATGCAGAGCAGTCAGGTGCTCAGGTGATGGCTGAAGTTTACGAATGGCCACAAGCAATGGAGCTATTCCTTGTATTGGCACTTGGAGCTGCATAACCTGTTCTTTGAACCTTTTGCAGATAGATACaactgaagaaaaaaacaacaatgtTGAAGCTGatacaaattaaaaaaccacaaaagatGAAGCTACAACAAGAATGAAATAATATGAAATCGAGGAATCACGAcataaacaaggaaatggaagaTTCTAACCAACTCCTATAACCTAAAAGATTTAGAACTCAAGTCATAACAACCAAATTACATTTATCAGGTGCCACTTGTATCTGTTCTGCAGAACAAGCATTGATAAAGTTGGCAACAATGTTCAAGAAGCCACTAGCTTCCTCTTTCACGACAGAACCAGATGTATGAGCTTCCCTGCATAAACACAAAACAGTGCATGATTTACATTGAACAACTAAGAAGGTTGACTAGTTTCATCAGTAATCAGAAACacgacaacaacaacaatgtaACGACAAggcatctctttttcttttttctttctactgtCTCTATCAATGAACACTGGAGTTATTTACTCTTAACCACATCCATTTGTATCTGAGATTCATAATTTAGAAGCAATTAAATGAAAGTGGATCCAAATTCACAGACTTGCAAATATAGATGTCCATCGTAAAACGATTAGGGGATTGTAGAAGAAACTAATGATCAATATTCTGCACATAAGAGAAACTCAAACCTGATTTTGCATCTGTACTTAGTATAAGTTTGGCCACAATGGTTACTTTATACAAGCTGGGTCTCATTTGTGTAGCAATTTCAACATCGATAGAGATGTCATACATCTCATCTATGCCAAGGATGCCACTGAACAACGAAAAGTTGGTCAAGTTTTTCGTAGTGTGAACTCGTAGTCGTAGCTATCCTGGCATAGTACCACTACCACCATTTATGTCAAAATGAAGACTGAAAACTTTATGCCTTATGAACATTGATTCTACCCTTGACATGTTAATATTGAGCTTCTTATGGTCCCACATTTCATCTTGACTATTTCTTATATGCATAGTCTCCAATTTCATGTTCTGAAAGGAAGAATATGTGTGATATAGAACCAGAAATTATTTAAACACTAGCACAGGATCAAATGAACAGAAAATAAACCTACAATTTTAATTCTTTTACATAAAATGGATGTACCACTTGCaaggagcaaaaaaaaaggaatcgtTGACAATTTCCAGGTCTGGAGAAGCAGCAGCATCCAGAAGGTGTGATGAATACGACCATCAATACTAGGTTCTACAGGGTTGGATCGCTTAAATGACATCGAACCATAGAAATACAACAtgttttcatatgaaaaattaaaaattacaaataacgCAACAAGCTCTGATTCCAAAAAGTGCACCGATGTATATATGTAGAAAAATATAACTCAGTACATATGACTAACCCTGTGTGGCCATTAAAAAGTTTCTCGCAAGACAAAATTCTCAAGGCGTCGAAGTAACCTCATTTGAATGGTATAGATAAAACACAATCTCAAAACAACACCCTGAGCAAggaaagaaatgacaatatGACTGATCAAGTATGTCTTCCATCTGGTAACTCACTTGCCAATGAATTAGGACCTCCCTGTTCTGCGGCTTCTGCCACACCACAGAATATGGTATCTTCAAGATGAATAGCGAGAATCAACAGTTCCACAAACTGAGATGTACTCATCGTACATAATCTATTAGAGCAAGATTTATGTAGACCCGTATGGTCGCAACCAACATCTAAGAATCATGCTATATGGACGAAAAAGCATGTAACTACGAAAAGTAACAAAACGCTCCAACATGTAAGAACTCCAAATTACACCACAACACCCTTTTCAGGAGGAAATaacagaaacaagaaaggaaCTGCAACTGGATATTGATGGAAACAAATGGGCAACTGAATAAAGGGCTTACAGAAAGTAGAGGTAACCAAGAGAGTGTTTGGAAGGATCCAGAAGGTGCAAGAAGGAGCCCAATCGAGAACCCTGGGACTGAAGAGAGTCCTCCTCCTGTTTCAGAAGCGAGTGGAGATGGCTAACATCTTCGGGACAACCAGATAGCCCCTGAATGTGCGTGATCAGTGACTCCACGGAATCCATTATCGTCAGGAAGCaacctgagagagagagagagagaatgagtcCCAAAGAGAGACCAAGGCGGATCTCCGTGCTTTTATAGGCAGGCGGTGTTTGCCGTTCCTGGAACAGAAAACGTGGGAAACGCAACAAAGTTCTTGCTTTTCAATTAATTTCGCAAACGAGAAACTTGGACAGCGAGCCCAAGGCTCTAACTGGGGGTTAGTGTTACCTGAACCAAAATGGGTTGATATCCGACCCGGTTTTGATTGTCAAATtatcttgttttgaaatagaaatttaTTGCTGTGATAACAGGTGTTGATGATAGCCTTATCGAGCATCAAGGGCCATAATGTAGTTGGATAAGCACCGCACATAAAAGGCATGTCGTCCATTCGATTTTTACGAGTATTATTTTCGTTAATAATAAATAGTAAAATCACAACACTTTAATTAACATGTATATCGTACCCTACTCAGGTCTCAACGCAACCTAAAACCCTCGAAATAAAATCAATAAGGGTGTCATATAGGTATTATTATTTTCGTTAATCATAAATGGTCATATCGCAATACTTTAATTGGCAGGTGTATCGTATCTTACTGAGGTATCAATGCCAACCAAAAACACCAACGAAAGTGTCTTTGAGTTTTTTTTGAACAACAGATTGTTAACCTCCTCCTTACCCGAATGATAGCGTTATGGAGGTCCATTTTTCCgtattaaggaaaaaaaatgaaaaagggacAATCAAACCTAGCCTTTTCTATCTTTTCAAACTAAAACGATATGATCCAAATTTGGGTACGTTCTCAATCGTGGTCTATATCTAGTCAGGTTTATACTTTGAGACGTAAATGGCATGAAATTTGATCCACTAAATACACTATAAATTGGATCAGAATCAGTTTTGGCacagtaaataaataaataaacctCAAAATCAGATCCCATCTTTTCACTCCCCTGCTTAAACTAGATTTGATTCTCAAACAAGCTTGTTTACATCAGAAATAAATTCACACCCAAACTGATACTGAACGTCTTAACTAAGCAAATATAAGTTTCCTTTCTATTGCAGTCACAAATGTTATTGATATCTTGAAATATAGTAATTTTATCACGGGATACTACAGATATAATATAAAGAATGATACTGAAAAGATAGTAAATTTAAATACTTTACAATGTTCCAGTTTttgtaattcatgaaaatttatCCACCAGGAATGATCTGCAAACTGTTAATATCAACAGGTTGGTGTCACGGGATATAGCCAAGACCAATATCATGTCCACAATTTGCCGTTCTTTAGATAGTATCTGCCTCAGCTTAAATCTATTGCTAGCACTTCCGCGGAGTTGCAGCCCTAGGACTGCAATTTTGTAAGAAAGAAGTCCCAACTTCTGTGCAACATGGCAGGATGGTTGTGCTGAAGTGTCGAGTGTTTGAAACATATCTGTTGATGCTTTGAGAGATTCTTCGTCTTCCTGACAGAGCGATAGTAGTCATCCCTTCTTAGTAGCGATATGGGCATTAATACTCATAAATCTGTATACGTAAGGgcaatcaaaagaaaaatatcagaaaacagaaggaaaagtaTAGGGTGGGGTTCGAGTCGGATTGAAGACTATGTTCAATGGGTTTTTGGTGATGGGACCAGAGCAAGGTTCTGGATTGATAAATGGCATCGGAGGATACATATTAATGAACTCATTAGCGACTTTTTCTGCTGCTGTGAAACTGCCAGGGAAGCTCTCTCCAAATATTCTGATGGTAGCCTGCTAGAGGTGATTCATACAACTGACGCAGGTCTTCTAATTTGTCTGGTGATGGACGGTAAAGTCGACACCGGTGGAGcttgttttctgtttgttaTCGCTCGGTTTTGTGGTTTCTTTTTGCTGTCCGTCTTTTAGCAGGTACCGTCTCTGGACCTTCCCGTCATATGATTTCCGGGCTGCCTGGTTCTAGTAGCCGATCTTTTGGTTGCGCCTTTTGTGGGATGCTGACGCAATGCATTCACATTTCCAGACGATCCCAATTGGATATGCAAACAAAACTTACTTTTCAAGTATTTCATTAGTCATTCTTTAAGAGGCTCCTCTGCACAGACGGTCAAACCCACGATCAGCTGTTGAGTCCAAGAAGACCAAACGAGTACTCAATCCAGTTGGTTTGACAGCCCTCTGTGATTAGCCtcagtttttgttcttttgtatcCGATTGTGAATATCATCTGGGTAATTCCCGCAGGCTTTTTCCACAAACGGGTGCTCTTCGGAAAAAGTGATGACCcttgaagagaaaaggaaaggctTATGATTCTAACAAGAACATCTTCTCAAGCCATCCGTTGTCCATCTCCCATGGTTCAGAAAGCTGGTTTCATCTATTTCACTGCCCTGTAAGGCTGTAAGCTAGGTTCATCACTTGCCATCCTACATCACAGATTCTCATAGAAGAGCACCGTGCCCACTGCCCAATGTTGACGCATCTGGACACAGGTGCAGGTACAAGACACGGCTTGGACACTGAAAACttatattttgtatttctttGAATATTTGATGGATGTATCCTCCACCAAATTTTTCGCACCAGTACCTACACCCACACCTATaactgcacccatgtgacatagcttgtacAATTGAGTGCATGTGCGTAAATATGTTTTGCCACATTTTTCCACTATTCACGAAAAAGAGAGCAGGATCAGGTGACCAAGGATGTAGCTCTGTATATTATTAGAGTTGTTTTGCGCGATTCCTCCAcccaattctttttctttcttaagcacAAAGTTGATCATCCGAGTGCTGCATGAACTGATCTGATTCTCGAACAAACAAGTGCAATATGTGCAATTTCAATTATGAAGGATGCACAAGCATATATGAATACACTGGGACGGCTGTTGAAAATCTTCACACAAGACGTGCATTCAAGTATGTATAGCAGCATTGTTCGCCTTTAGgattttaaacttgaaagtCAGAAAGTATAATACAAACCTTATCTGAAAAGTAAAAGTGAAATAAATGACAGTACTCTGTAAGGAACACATGCTGCACCAGAACTAGACGAAGTGTGAGCAGAAGGAGATCAGAGTTCGGCTAGAAACAGGGGTTCCGTGGGCTAGCTTGACTGGGATGGAGCGGTACAGGCCAACATCCAGTTTGCGGCCTCGTATAAGAAGGGCTTTTATGGGCTTGGTGCCCTTGTCACGGAAGCTTATGGCTCGCACTGGTATGGGCTGTCAATGTGGTGTCATGCTTCTGTGTCCTATTTGTCCAACTCCAGCAGACGTACTAGATGGATGATGCACCGCTGCCTTGATGAACAGAGCCTCTTGTCTTCCAACAGTAAGCTGCAAAATTCAGTGTAGCAACCAACAGTTGCATGAGGAACTCATGAGCATGGCTCGATCTGACTCTCCTCAGTCCTCCTCCTGGCTAAGTTCATATTCAgggtttcatttcattttcagtAACAAGCTACCTGCCACTGATGTTTTTCTTCTGCTGCTGAGCACGCCTTGTACCGAGCTGTTTAAGGAGTGGTAGTGTCTTGAGGGCCGGCCCTCAATTTTTGTATAGTTGTTACTGTATCAAGGTTTTCTAGCCTCCATTTTGTTCttgtataaatattttttggcaataaaggtTGGGGGACTACTTCCACCGCAGCTGTTTCCTAGAAATAAATGACAGTAGACCTACATATGAAGCAGTACCCTTTTATGCTAACTGCTAGTTAGCATATGCTGCAAGTCAATCCAATGCTACCCTTTTGTACCAGCAGCTGCAATTCAATTCAATGCAagtctaattttttatttccaaaccACTCAGTTAAAATAACAAGCAACTCCACTTCCtgtcaaaaaaatggaaaggataAGTTTAATCAAATGTCTGAACATGagcattttttattaaaatttacacAAGATGTCACAGAGGATCTGGAAaagaaagtcaaagagaatcTAGTTATTGAGAAATAGGCAACTCAATCGACAATAGAGCAATTCATGTAGGcataataaaaaattggaaaaaagaaaaaagtcaacAGAAAATacaaattataaatattttcacTTACAGTCAACTCCTTGACCATGACAAGGAACTCGCTGAAAATCTTCAAGTTGAAAAAAGTCGAGAGTGAATATGACAAGGTGTCGCCCATGGCATATACTTATAGCGATCTAACTGACCTGATCTTcccataaaaaagaagaaaaagggaaaaagcaaTAGGTCATCACCCTCTTTGTCCCATGTTTACACAGTACGCAGTAATGACATACAGAATCCATGGAAAGCTTTTCAAGAGTGCACTTTGGCCATCAAACTAGTTATCAAACATCATGAACAGCCGATTACCATGATATGTAAAGTATAAACTACTGGATCAAACAATAAGCTCTCGACTTAACAAATTAATTGTACTCATGAAAATTGATAAATTAGCCAAGATGTACAATGTAAAATcatgaagaaaaaacatgataaaatgtCAGGCTATATAATCTATGCACCCACGACAATCAAGAGGCGTAAAATACAAACCTTGTGAAATTGACAAAAGGAGTCAACACCTACAACATAGAAAGGTACCAGAAACAAATTAACAATTACCAGTTATTAAAATAGTTATAACATTGTATATAATGAAAATCAACATTTGAGCatcaagaaaagataaaaaggaacattttaaaatacCTCTAATGCAAACCTCAAATTTTCAGCATTGATATAAGTCATACAACTCTTTTCATTGTTAATTAGAAAGGTCAacgaatttttttattatatcagCTACTCAATGACTAGCAATATTGTTTTTCCCTTTAAAGGGGAACTAAGGAATGCACCTGATGTTCGGCCATTCTTCTCTGAAACACCTAGTTTCGGAAGAGCCTCTAGAAATTCGTAGCAAGGCTTTGTCATCACCAAGACCCACATGCAATTTTTTGACATTGTCAAAGTGAACACACCAAACAAATTTAGTCATTTTAATAAGAATTACTCAACTATTTTTTCATATACCAATAGTTTTGCATAGAGTTAAGGAAACCGGTGGAAAATAATAAACACGAGAAAAgattatttgaaaatgttttggttATTTTTAACTCATTAACTTACATAATGTCACTGGCATACAAATTAAATTTATTGAAGAATGTGTCTGATGaattatgcaaaaaaattaaGCTACTTATAGCATTATTAAAAACTTGGGCCGGTTCTTAGTTATGGGCAAAATCTTAGGAGCAACTTCCAAAGTTTCCGTCAACAGAATTTCGCTTCCATTATCTGAAATAATATCTATGATGCTAATGGTGCATAACCAAAAGCTATAAAACCCAAAAATATGAAGCTATTCAATGATCATATTGGATCAATAGACTAGGTTTAACAAGCAGTATCAAGAACTTGATTGACTTGATGGATCAGTGGCTGAACCTACCATTTTATTGGCACATTTAAGACCATTACAATTGTTCTCGGCACATTTAAGATGATTACAAATTTTAAACAAGCTTATTTACTTTGAGCAGCACTTAAAAAAGGAGTAACTAGAGGAATAtcgaaaacaaaagaaaacttgcAAAGTAGCAGGTGGAAGCACAAGCAGAAGAAGGGAATTTCAAAGAAAATGTGTGTCAAAATAGCAGTTTTTACCCTCAAAGTAAGCATGCAAAGATCATATGGAGCTGGACTTTTTTCAGAGATGCAAAACGTGGAGCTGGACAATCTTGAACCCTTCCAGTCAAATCCTTACACCAGATTCAGCACACTTAGTCTGCATGGTTTCACTCCAGTCTCCTCTCTCTTCTCAACcataagaagaaagaagatgcaACAATCATCTAACCTGAACAAGTAACATGGAGTCTGCCACTCTGTCCACCGTATTATATGTAATCTGGTTTCACAAGATGCAGAAATTGCAGTTGTAGGATGCATCGCCAACAACCAATTTATAACATGTGAATCCTTGAGTTTATAGTTTCAGCGCAACTCAAGGCAAAATTTCAGAATGATCTTGAAATCAATTTCTCTTTCCATTGATGTTTCCACTTTGGCTGTTACGCCCTTAGATAAACCCTACCAATAGTCTTTGCAGGAGCACAAACCATTCTTGAAATGATGAAACCTATTAGCATCCCTTAGTACAATTTCCCTTTGAACAAGTCTTGAGACAAACTTGAACCAAGCATGACAATCATTGCAAACTCTAAGATTTTTCATGATCCTTAATGTGCTTCCATCAGCAGTACTGATCAACCCAAAAGCAACAGCAAGCTTCTCGCTGTGGTGACTCAACAGTTGTTCTTTCAACTCCTCCTCAAGATCATGCAAGACTGAGCTAGTATCCGGTTGATAACCTAACTCCCTAACTTGACAGCAAAGCTTGCTGACCATTGCATAGATCTGCTCTCTCAGTGGATG
Proteins encoded in this region:
- the LOC116251441 gene encoding COP9 signalosome complex subunit 3, translated to MDSVESLITHIQGLSGCPEDVSHLHSLLKQEEDSLQSQGSRLGSFLHLLDPSKHSLGYLYFLEAHTSGSVVKEEASGFLNIVANFINACSAEQIQVAPDKFVSICKRFKEQVMQLQVPIQGIAPLLVAIRKLQPSPEHLTALHPDFLLLCLLAKCYKAGLSILNDDISEIDQPKDFFLYCYYGGMIYIGLKRFHKALEFLRHATTSPMPAIHAVAVEAYKKYILVSLIQNGQLPNFPKYTSSAAQRYLKLYSQPYVDLASSYGTGKISELQSCFNSNVEKFKNDNNVGLVKQVLSSLYKRNIQRLTQTYLTLSLQDIANTVELEDAKQAEMHVLQMIQDGEIFATINQKDGMVSFHEDPEQYKTCEMIQHLDSSIARIMGISKKLKAVEESIACDPSYVTKAGRERTRLDFDDFDSVPQKFLV